CTCCTCCATCGGATCACCGCGCTCACGATGCTCTCCCTGCTCCTGAGCGCGGGGGGCTGTGCGACCGGAACCGGCGAGTCTCGCACCGTCCAGCTCGCCGAGCGGCCGACGTGGGAGCCCAACGACGCGTGGACCTACGCGGGACGCCGAGCCGGCGGCCCCTACACGATCACCCGGAAGGTGCTGCGCGAGGGCCTCTTCGAGGGGTACCCGGCCTACGAGGTCGAGGCGGGCGCCGCCCACTACTGGTTCACGAAGCGTCTGGGATATCTGGCCCGGCTGAACGGCGACAAGGTGGTGAGGCGCGCGATCCCGCCCGAGGACTTCCAGTGGCCGCTGCAGGTCGGCAAGCAGTGGTCGTCCACCTTCACCTGGACCGACGGCGGCGAGCCGGAGCGGCGGACCATCACCACCGGCATCTGGGCGGTGGAGGGCTACGAGGACGTCAAGACGCCGGCGGGCACCTTCAAGGCCTTCAAGATCTCGCGGCGCGAGGTGCAGAGCGGGGCGTGGCAGGAATTCTGGTACAGCCCGGTGGTGAAGAGCTGGGTCAAGATCCGGGCAGGCGGCGGCCCCGACGGCGACTTCGAGGAGGAGCTGAGCGCCTACTCCACCCACTGACCGCGTCCGCGGTCAGCGCTTCTGGTATTCCGGCCGCCACCGCAGCAGCCGCGCCTCCACCTGGCGGATCCCGAGGGCCATCACGATCCCGATGGCGCCCAGCACGATCAGGGCCACCATCATGTCGGCCGCGTTGAGCGTCCCGAGCGACTGGATGATCAGATAGCCGAGGCCGCCTCCGGACTCGCCTCCGATGAACTCTCCCACCACGACTCCGATCAGCGCGAACGAGATCGAAGGCGTCAGCGAGGCGAAGGTCCAGGCGAGCGCGGACGGCACGATCACGGTGGTCATGATCTGCCGCTCGGAGGCGCCCAGGAAGCGCGCGGAGTGGATCAGGTCCGCGTCCACGCCGCGCGCGCCCTGGAAGGTGTTGAAGAACACGATGAAGAACACGATGCTCCAGGCCAGCACGATCTTGGCGAGCAGGCCGAAGCCGAAGATCATGGTGATGAGCGGCACCAGGGCGATGCGGGGCAGCGAGTTGAAGGCCACGATGTAGGGCTCGAGGATCCGGGCGAGCCGATCGCTGCGCCCGAGCACGAGGCCGGCCACGAAGCCGGTGGAGACGCCGACGAGGAAGCCCCAGATCGTCGACTGCACGGTGGACAGTGCCATCTGCCAGATGCCGAGGCGCACCTTCGGTGACATGAGGTACACGAAGCGCTCCGCGATCGCGGACGGCCGGCTGATGAAGAAGGGGTCGATCCAGTAGAGACCGGGCATCTTCGAGACCGCCTTGATGCCGGTCAGCCACTGCCACGCCGCGAGCACCGC
Above is a genomic segment from Candidatus Methylomirabilota bacterium containing:
- a CDS encoding ABC transporter permease, producing MTTDRLRILAWQVLILVAVLAAWQWLTGIKAVSKMPGLYWIDPFFISRPSAIAERFVYLMSPKVRLGIWQMALSTVQSTIWGFLVGVSTGFVAGLVLGRSDRLARILEPYIVAFNSLPRIALVPLITMIFGFGLLAKIVLAWSIVFFIVFFNTFQGARGVDADLIHSARFLGASERQIMTTVIVPSALAWTFASLTPSISFALIGVVVGEFIGGESGGGLGYLIIQSLGTLNAADMMVALIVLGAIGIVMALGIRQVEARLLRWRPEYQKR